In Zingiber officinale cultivar Zhangliang chromosome 1A, Zo_v1.1, whole genome shotgun sequence, a genomic segment contains:
- the LOC122033765 gene encoding probable serine/threonine-protein kinase PBL16 isoform X1, translating into MGNCWFRGSSFSYEVSSNGKADSQKVSTPSVRKEESLKLPSNPEEVEDLRRDTATNHLMTFTFDELKIITGNFRQDYVLGGGGFGRVYKGFINQDLREGLQPLQVAVKVHDVDNSLQGHREWLAEVIFLGQLSHPNLVKLIGYCFEDEHRVLIYEFMPRGSVESNLFSIVLLPLSWSIRMKIALEAAKGLAFLHEAETPVIFRDFKTSNILLDMDYNAKLSDFGLAKDGPVGDESHVSTRIMGTYGYAAPEYLMTGHLTAMSDVYSFGVVLLELLTGRKSLDMSRPVHQQTLTDWAAPLLTQKKKVLEIVDRRLGGDYPEKAVQKTAMLIHHCLNRNPKARPLMRDIVDSLEPLQVAAELPPAPVYEF; encoded by the exons ATGGGTAATTGCTGGTTTAGAGGAAGTTCTTTCAGCTACGAAGTATCCTCAAATGGCAAGGCAG ATTCTCAGAAAGTCTCCACTCCTTCAGTCAGAAAAGAGGAAAGCCTAAAATTGCCCTCAAATCCTGAGGAAGTTGAGGACTTGAGAAGGGATACTGCAACAAACCATCTTATGACATTCACTTTTGACGAACTCAAGATCATTACAGGAAATTTCCGGCAGGACTATGTATTGGGTGGAGGGGGATTTGGAAGGGTTTACAAGGGTTTCATCAATCAAGATCTCAGGGAAGGGCTTCAACCTCTTCAAGTGGCTGTGAAGGTCCATGATGTTGATAATAGTTTACAGGGACACAGAGAGTGGCTG GCCGAGGTTATATTTCTTGGCCAACTTTCTCACCCTAATTTAGTCAAGTTGATTGGTTACTGCTTTGAGGATGAGCATCGGGTCTTAATATATGAGTTCATGCCTCGTGGAAGTGTTGAATCCAATCTCTTCTCAA TTGTGCTGCTCCCCCTCTCATGGTCTATCAGGATGAAGATTGCACTTGAAGCTGCTAAAGGACTTGCTTTTCTCCATGAAGCTGAAACACCAGTCATATTTCGTGATTTTAAAACATCAAACATTTTGCTAGACATG GATTACAATGCAAAACTTTCTGATTTTGGGCTTGCAAAAGATGGACCAGTCGGGGATGAATCTCATGTTTCTACGCGCATTATGGGAACTTATGGATACGCAGCTCCAGAGTATCTCATGACAG GGCACTTGACGGCCATGAGTGATGTTTACAGCTTTGGAGTTGTCCTCCTTGAACTCCTTACTGGAAGGAAATCACTGGACATGTCACGTCCAGTCCACCAACAAACACTCACTGATTGGGCTGCCCCATTGCTCACTCAAAAGAAGAAAGTTCTTGAAATCGTCGACCGAAGATTAGGGGGCGACTACCCTGAGAAAGCTGTTCAAAAGACAGCAATGCTCATTCACCACTGCCTTAACCGGAACCCCAAGGCAAGGCCTCTAATGAGGGACATCGTCGATTCCTTGGAGCCCCTTCAGGTAGCTGCTGAGTTA
- the LOC122033765 gene encoding probable serine/threonine-protein kinase PBL16 isoform X2 has protein sequence MTFTFDELKIITGNFRQDYVLGGGGFGRVYKGFINQDLREGLQPLQVAVKVHDVDNSLQGHREWLAEVIFLGQLSHPNLVKLIGYCFEDEHRVLIYEFMPRGSVESNLFSIVLLPLSWSIRMKIALEAAKGLAFLHEAETPVIFRDFKTSNILLDMDYNAKLSDFGLAKDGPVGDESHVSTRIMGTYGYAAPEYLMTGHLTAMSDVYSFGVVLLELLTGRKSLDMSRPVHQQTLTDWAAPLLTQKKKVLEIVDRRLGGDYPEKAVQKTAMLIHHCLNRNPKARPLMRDIVDSLEPLQVAAELPPAPVYEF, from the exons ATGACATTCACTTTTGACGAACTCAAGATCATTACAGGAAATTTCCGGCAGGACTATGTATTGGGTGGAGGGGGATTTGGAAGGGTTTACAAGGGTTTCATCAATCAAGATCTCAGGGAAGGGCTTCAACCTCTTCAAGTGGCTGTGAAGGTCCATGATGTTGATAATAGTTTACAGGGACACAGAGAGTGGCTG GCCGAGGTTATATTTCTTGGCCAACTTTCTCACCCTAATTTAGTCAAGTTGATTGGTTACTGCTTTGAGGATGAGCATCGGGTCTTAATATATGAGTTCATGCCTCGTGGAAGTGTTGAATCCAATCTCTTCTCAA TTGTGCTGCTCCCCCTCTCATGGTCTATCAGGATGAAGATTGCACTTGAAGCTGCTAAAGGACTTGCTTTTCTCCATGAAGCTGAAACACCAGTCATATTTCGTGATTTTAAAACATCAAACATTTTGCTAGACATG GATTACAATGCAAAACTTTCTGATTTTGGGCTTGCAAAAGATGGACCAGTCGGGGATGAATCTCATGTTTCTACGCGCATTATGGGAACTTATGGATACGCAGCTCCAGAGTATCTCATGACAG GGCACTTGACGGCCATGAGTGATGTTTACAGCTTTGGAGTTGTCCTCCTTGAACTCCTTACTGGAAGGAAATCACTGGACATGTCACGTCCAGTCCACCAACAAACACTCACTGATTGGGCTGCCCCATTGCTCACTCAAAAGAAGAAAGTTCTTGAAATCGTCGACCGAAGATTAGGGGGCGACTACCCTGAGAAAGCTGTTCAAAAGACAGCAATGCTCATTCACCACTGCCTTAACCGGAACCCCAAGGCAAGGCCTCTAATGAGGGACATCGTCGATTCCTTGGAGCCCCTTCAGGTAGCTGCTGAGTTA